One Micromonospora sp. FIMYZ51 genomic window carries:
- a CDS encoding MFS transporter — MRRSLFAVLVAGYSVSTFGNYLNLLALNLYVYQLTGSALQMGLLMAVRLAAGFLAGPIAGGMASRHDRRALMIATDTAQAAAMVLLLVAPSVWRVPVLYVVAVVLGGGNTFFTVALRSSIPDLVGTAERVRGNGYLITGKSVAMVLGFASAGPMIGAFGFQSAFVVNAGSFVVSAVALACLPLSFRSVGAAADPAGSVRALRRTFRTVLVSVPVLGGMVALRSVDAWASASHNVALPILASATNPGNPAALLSQFWTAWAVGMLLTHWLVTFWLRRAGRSLDERVFAVAACVMSLAFVATFTGPPAPLVIVIPLVAGLADGITELAYTSRLQAAPEEVRARLFGLSATAETFGFGVGMLTCALALEQASPLPVVAAFHTMVIVAAGTFLLWVRHSCARAGADVGRTPTS; from the coding sequence TTGAGGCGGTCGTTGTTCGCCGTCCTCGTCGCCGGCTACTCGGTGTCGACTTTCGGCAACTATCTCAATCTGTTGGCACTCAACCTGTACGTCTACCAGCTGACCGGCAGCGCTTTGCAGATGGGCCTGCTGATGGCGGTCCGGCTGGCCGCGGGTTTCCTCGCCGGACCGATCGCCGGCGGGATGGCCAGCCGCCACGACCGGCGGGCTCTCATGATCGCGACGGACACCGCGCAGGCTGCGGCGATGGTGTTACTGCTGGTGGCGCCCTCGGTCTGGCGCGTGCCGGTGCTGTATGTGGTCGCGGTGGTGCTCGGTGGCGGCAACACGTTCTTCACGGTGGCGCTCAGGTCGAGTATTCCGGACCTGGTCGGCACCGCGGAACGTGTTCGGGGCAACGGTTATCTGATCACTGGCAAGTCGGTGGCGATGGTGCTCGGTTTCGCCTCGGCGGGCCCGATGATCGGTGCGTTTGGATTCCAGTCCGCGTTCGTCGTCAACGCCGGAAGCTTTGTGGTGTCCGCTGTCGCTCTTGCCTGCCTGCCGCTGTCGTTCCGTAGCGTCGGGGCCGCTGCGGACCCGGCCGGGAGCGTTCGTGCCCTGCGACGCACCTTCCGGACAGTGCTCGTCAGCGTGCCGGTCCTCGGCGGCATGGTGGCATTACGCAGCGTGGACGCGTGGGCGTCCGCGTCGCACAACGTGGCGTTGCCGATCCTGGCAAGCGCCACGAACCCGGGCAACCCCGCGGCGCTGCTCAGCCAGTTCTGGACGGCGTGGGCCGTGGGGATGCTGCTGACCCACTGGCTGGTCACGTTCTGGCTCCGGCGAGCCGGTCGGTCGCTCGACGAGCGGGTGTTCGCCGTAGCGGCCTGCGTGATGTCCCTGGCGTTCGTGGCGACGTTCACCGGGCCACCCGCACCCCTGGTCATCGTCATTCCGTTGGTGGCCGGACTGGCGGATGGCATTACCGAGTTGGCCTACACCTCACGGTTGCAGGCTGCCCCCGAAGAGGTACGCGCAAGACTGTTCGGACTGTCCGCCACCGCCGAGACGTTCGGATTCGGGGTCGGCATGCTTACCTGCGCGCTCGCTTTGGAGCAGGCATCGCCACTGCCGGTAGTGGCCGCCTTCCACACCATGGTCATTGTCGCCGCTGGCACGTTTCTGCTGTGGGTTCGCCACTCTTGCGCCCGGGCCGGTGCGGACGTCGGCCGGACCCCGACGAGTTGA